Genomic segment of Caproiciproducens sp. NJN-50:
ATTCTGAGTTTGATAGGCTTCGGTAGCCTTTCGGCCCCTAGACCATTCAGTGCTTTACCTCCGGTAATCTGATACGAGGCTAGCCCTAAAGCTATTTCGGAGAGAACCAGCTATCTCCGGGTTCGATTGGAATTTCTCCGCTACCCACACCTCATCCGCTACCATTTCAACGGGAGTCGGTTCGGTCCTCCATGGGGTTTTACCCCCACTTCAACCTGGACATGGGTAGGTCACCCGGTTTCGGGTCGAATACAACTGACTTCATGCGCCCTGTTCAGACTTGGTTTCCCTGCGGCTCCGTCCCTTAAGGACTTAACCTTGCCAGTTACATTCACTCGCCGGACCATTCTACAAAAGGTACCCGATCACCCGTTGACGGGCTCTCGGTGCTTGTAAGCACAAGGTTTCAGGTTCTTTTTCACTCCCCTTCCGGGGTCCTTTTCACCTTTCCTTCACAGTACTCTTCACTATCGGTCACTGGGTAGTATTTAGGCTTGGAGGGTGGTCCCCCCACGTTCCCACCGGATTTCTCGTGTCCGGCAGTACTCGGGATACAGCCCGCTCCGCTTTCCCTTCGCATACGTGACTTTCACACTGTCTCGTCGGCCTTTCCATGCCGTTCTGCTCGGGATCGCAGACTCTTTGGCTGTCCACACCCCGAAGGCATTGCTGCCTCCGGTTTGGCCTCTTCCGCGTTCGCTCGCCACTACTTGCGGAATCTCAATTGATTTCTCTTCCTCGCCCTACTTAGATGTTTCAGTTCAGGCGGTTCCCCCCGTAAAGCTATGAATTCACTTTACGGTGACCGGACATAACTCCGGCCGGATTGCTCCATTCGGACACCTATGGATCAAAGCCTGCTTACGACTCCCCATAGCTTTTCGCAGTTTGCCGCGTCCTTCTTCGGCTCCCAGTGCCAAGGCATTCCCCTTGCGCTCTTTGTAGCTTGACCATGTGATTTTTTGGTTCTTCAAAATTGTAGTTTTTCTATCAGATTAATCTTTTAGAATAACAACTTTTCTCGCTTTATCTGCTTCTCGCTTTATTCAGTTTTCAAGGTACAACCTGAGGTTGACGCACGTCGCGGGTCAGCTTTCAGTTCAAAGAACCTTACCTGTCGCGGCCTTTACCAGCCTGCAGATTACACACAACACTCTTTTCCATTTTCATGAACCGGAGCATTCTATGTATTTGTGGACTCTTTCTGTTACGCGAGCACTTCGCCGACTGTTTCCAGCCCGCCCTGTGCGCGGCGAAACGGACTTCGTCCGTGGTGGGCTTAAGTGGACTCGAACCACCGACCTCACGCTTATCAGGCGTGCGCTCTAACCGGCTGAGCTATAAGCCCATGTTTTGTTGTCGGACGCTCTGGCTAGAGGTTTGATCCCCAATCCTTCGCATTTCCAACGCCGGTTTCAGGTTCTTACCCTTCACCCTGTTCACTTTTCGGACTTCCTTCTGTTGCGCGGGCACTCTGCCGGCTGTTTCCAGCCCGTTCTGTGCGCGACGAAACGGACGTCTGTCCGTGGTGGAGATAAACGGGATCGAACCGTTGACCTCCTGCTTGCAAAGCAGGCGCTCTCCCAGCTGAGCTATACCCCCATATGGAAGTGATTCAACTGTCTGGTTCTTCTCAGTTCTCTCTCACTGAAGTTCCCTACACTGATTCCGGGAGCCTTTTCAGACTGTCCCGCCACTTAAAGGCACTTTCCTGCCGGTTCTCACCGGCGGGCCGTGCCTCCAAGCTCAGCTTGGGGCCTTCAAAATTAAACAACGATTGTTCAGAAGTCGTCTTCCGTAACCGACCTAGGATGTCTGAGCCATTGTTCATGACTCATGTCTCCATAGAAAGGAGGTGATCCAGCCGCACCTTCCGATACGGCTACCTTGTTACGACTTCACCCCAGTCGCCAATCCTACCTTCGGCGGCGCCTTCCTTGCGGTTAGGCTACCGACTTCGGGTATTACCGGCTCCCATGGTGTGACGGGCGGTGTGTACAAGGCCCGGGAACGTATTCACCGCGGCATGATGATCCGCGATTACTAGCAATTCCAGCTTCACGCAGGCGGGTTGCAGCCTGCGATCCGAACTGAGACCGTTTTTGGGGTTTTGCTCCACCTCGCGGCTTCGCTTCCCGTTGTTAACGGCCATTGTAGTACGTGTGTAGCCCAGGTCATAAGGGGCATGATGATTTGACGTCGTCCCCACCTTCCTCCGTTTTGTCAACGGCAGTCTGATTAGAGTGCTCTTGCGTAGCAACTAATCACAAGGGTTGCGCTCGTTGCGGGACTTAACCCAACATCTCACGACACGAGCTGACGACAACCATGCACCACCTGTCTCAACTTTCCCCGAAGGGCACCTAATGCATCTCTGCTTCGTTAGTTGGATGTCAAGACCTGGTAAGGTTCTTCGCGTTGCTTCGAATTAAACCACATACTCCACTGCTTGTGCGGGCCCCCGTCAATTCCTTTGAGTTTCAACCTTGCGGTCGTACTCCCCAGGTGGATTACTTATTGTGTTAACTCCGGCACGGAAGGGGTCAGACCCCCCACACCTAGTAATCATCGTTTACGGCATGGACTACCAGGGTATCTAATCCTGTTTGCTACCCATGCTTTCGTGCCTCAGCGTCAGTTAAAGCCCAGCAGGCCGCCTTCGCCACTGGTGTTCCTCCCGATCTCTACGCATTTCACCGCTACACCGGGAATTCCGCCTGCCTCTACTTCACTCAAGCACCACAGTTTCAAGTGCAATCCATGAGTTAAGCCCATGGTTTTCACACCTGACTTGCAGTGCCGCCTACGCACCCTTTACACCCAGTAAATCCGGACAACGCTTGCTCCCTACGTATTACCGCGGCTGCTGGCACGTAGTTAGCCGGAGCTTCCTCCTCAGGTACCGTCATTATCGTCCCTGAGGACAGAGGTTTACAATCCGAAAACCTTCTTCCCTCACGCGGCGTTGCTGCATCAGAGTTTCCTCCATTGTGCAATATCCCCCACTGCTGCCTCCCGTAGGAGTCTGGGCCGTGTCTCAGTCCCAATGTGGCCGTTCAGCCTCTCAGCCCGGCTACCGATCGTCGCTTTGGTGGGCCGTTGCCCCGCCAACTGGCTAATCGGACGCGAGTCCATCTCTCAGCGGATTGCTCCTTTGATTCCAGTGCCATGTGACTCCGGAATATCATGCGGTATTAGCGTCCGTTTCCAGACGTTATCCCCCTCTGAAAGGCAGGTTCCTCACGCGTTACTCACCCGTCCGCCACTAAACCATCTCTAAGCAAGCTCAAAAATGGTTCCGTTCGACTTGCATGTGTTAGGCACGCCGCCAGCGTTCGTCCTGAGCCAGGATCAAACTCTCTAAAATTTGGTATATATTCGCCTTCCGGCGTTTATATCTCTTTTAGAGCGTCTTCGGCTCTTAAAGTCCGATACACTAACGTATCGCTTGTGATTTTTTTTGAAAGAGTTTTCCGTCTCTTTTTGTCCGAAAGTACTTTTCACTCTCGTCCTTTACGGGTTCCTTCTTCTGTCTCTCGTTGTTTAATTTTCAAGGTCCCATGCGGCTTCCCGGCCCTTTCGGACCCTCTTTCCGCAGCGCCCCTTTCGCAAGGCGCTTCACTATAATACCAAAACAACCTCCTCTTGTCAACCCTTTTTTTCATTTTTTTTGTTGTTTTCGGTTCCTTCGACCAAATGGAAAAATCTGGAACCATCAGCAATGGATTTACGTCAGGGATAAATCGGAGGTTTGAGGGAAAAATCTGTGATAAGAGGTGGTATTCTCTTGAATGGTAAAGTGATCTATTTATGGAAGGTATTCGTTATCGTTTTAGTCAATATTCTATTGATCGCCGTGGTAACTCACATGGGCAGTTCCATCCAGACCCTTTCCAAAGTCGGTTCCACCGGGACCGAGGTAAGGCAGATTCAGACAAGACTGAAAAACTGGGGATACTACAGCGGCGCGGTCGACGGCGTTTACGGAACACAGACCAAAAACGCAGTGATCTACTTTCAGCGTAAAAACGGACTGACCGCAGATGGCGTCGCCGGTCCCGCAACGCTGAGCGCGATCGGTCTTCCGTCCGGCACTTCCGGCGGGGGATCGGGAGGATACAGCAGCAATGATGTCAATCTGCTTGCCCGGGTAATATCCGCAGAATCCCGCGGCGAACCGTACGAGGGTCAGGTTGCGGTCGGCGCGGTGATCCTCAACCGGATCCAGCACCCCTCCTTTCCGAATACGCTCGCCGGCGTAATTTATCAGCCAGGGGCTTTTTCCTGCCTGAACGACGGCGGAATCAACGCGGCGGTTTCCAGCTCGGCTTACAAGGCGGCGCGGGACGCCATCAACGGCTGGGATCCTTCCGGCGGCGCGATCTATTATTACAATCCCGCAAAAGCAACCAGCAAGTGGATTTTGTCAAGGCCCGTCCTGGTGGTAATCGGCGACCACCGGTTCTGCAGTTGAATGACCCGGCATTCAATTTTATGCGTCAGCCGGCGCGGCAGTTCGCCGTGCCGGCTGATATTTGCGCCGAACAATCTATACATTCCGTTAATTTAATCTTGTATTATACAATTCGTTCTGCTTTTTGAAGAACTTATTGCTGATTCGCTGCATTCCCTTTTTCAAGTTAAATACTTACCGTACTATTCAGTTTATATATACCATATATAATGTATAATTTTATGACCTTGTTTCCAGAATACGGCTGTATCGGGACAGGACCTCATTCAGCACACTGCGGTCGATGGCGCGGATCGGCGTCATCGGCGCCGGGTCCGACCCATGACTGCCAATACTCTTCTCAAACAGCGCCACATCGTGCCACCCGCCGCGCTTGAATCCCGTGCGGCGATATTCGCCCAGCCTTCGGAAGCCCAAGGACTCGTGCATCTTTTCACTGTTCCGGTTCGGCACCGTAATAATCGCGTAAACATTCTGAACTCCCTGCAAACGCAGCATTTCGAGCAATGCCCCGTACAGGGTTTTTCCGTATCCGCGCCTCAGGGCGGAACGTTCCACATATACGGAAAGCTCCGCGTTCCAGCGATAGGATGCCCGCTTCTGATACCGGCTTGCGTAAGCGTAAGCTGCGACGGCTCCATCTGACTCACAAACCAAGTAGGGATACTCTTCTGATATCGTCAGAATCCTATCCCGGAATTCCTCCGGGGAAGGCGTTTCTTCCTCGAACGTGATTGCCGTTTCCATAATATAAGGACGATAAATATCCAAAATCTTTTCCGCATCCGTCTCACGGACAAACCTGACCAACGCCATCGCAATCCTCCTGACGCTTCATTTTTATCTTTCTGAAACCTCCGGCCCGGCCGAGGGAAACCTTGGCTGTGGACAATCAATCCACCTTATATGGAATTCCATTAATAAGAAGGGTGATACCGTCCTGCCATTCGATGTTCATCGTGTTGAATTCTCCCCATTTTCCGGTGTAAACTCTGGTTATTTTTACAAACCTTCCAAGTCCCGCATTCCTCTCCGAAGCATTATTTTCAACATCCACCAGCGTATTTCCGCCTAACGCGCCTTGGTCGGAATCGATCACAACCGCTGTATAGGATCGGTCCGGAGACGTTACCCGATTGACAACGGTTTTCTGTACAAGCTGTCCAAATGTCATTGCAAAGAAGGATGCCGCCAGGAGAAGGAACAGAAGAAAACTATTCATCACGACGCATACCGTACTGAAAACCGATTTGTTTTTACATAAAACAGATATGACAAAACAGGACGCAAAGCAGCTTAAGGCGTGCAAAGTAAGAAGAAAAACATTTCCCCCTCGGACGACTAATCCAATCATACAAATATATAGCAGTGAAGCGGGCGGCAAAAACTGAGAAACAATATTCGCCGCTTTTGTGGAAACTTTTCTTCCAGCCACACAGACCGCCGTAAGTACCGCTTCGATGAACACAGACAGGACAAACCACATCATTTCATGATCCACAACAAACTGATAGCCAAAACACTTGGATGCAATGAAAGGAGTCGCAACAAGCAGCAAAAGTGAAAAACAGATTACCGGCACCCGCCCCGTCAGCTTGTCCATTGCATACACCACCATTTTAAAAATTGCCCTATCCTTATATTTAGGAAGACATTGTTCCCTAGCCCATCGCTATCCATATCCAAGTATAACATAAAAATGATTGCTGTGGAAAGCAAAAAAAGGAGCGCTGCAAAAAGGCACACTCGGTTCATGCGGTTCCGGGCCGCGGGCGCAAAGCGCCTTACTCGCCTACGGCGGCCACGTCTATGCCAAAAGAGGAAAAAAGGACAAGCTCATCGCACGGGGAAATCTTCATCGTCACCCTCAGGGCTGCGCCGAGGTTCGAATCCATCCATTGCATAAATCAAAAATAGAGGCACCCATGCGGGTGCCTCTATTTTTGGTGGACACAGCGGGACTCGAACCTGCGACCTCTCGCGTGTGAGGCGAGCGCTCTAACCAGCTGAGCTATGCGTCCACAATTTGGTGACCCGTACGCGATTTGAACGCGTGTTACCGCCGTGAAAGGGCGGTGTCTTAACCACTTGACCAACGGGCCATAAAATGGTAGCGGCAATTGGATTCGAACCAACGACGCTTCGGGTATGAACCGAATGCTCTAGCCAACTGAGCTATGCCGCCACAAAATTCCACTCTTAAACAGCGGAGCGTTAATCATTATAACGCATGTCCGCATGATTTGTCAATATGTTACCGAAAATAATATCTTTTATACGTAAGGATATTTCTTTCAAACGATCAAACGGACTATTTGAACAAAATGCGCGCTTCAAAGCTCAGGCCGGCCGAATTCTCGCCGCGCACCAGCGCCTCTCCGCCCTGACGCCGCGCAAACAGACGAAGCCGGTCTCCCGGCGACATCTCGCCCAGATAATCAATCTGCAGGCCGCTCACCGCGTCCCCGGCCGCATCCGGTAAGAAGTCGTCGACAATATCGGCGTAGACGGCGTTGTTCATGTGTCCGTTGGAGTCCAGATCCGAACGGTAAACGGGGCGCTCGCCGACCAGCGGAAGATCGTCCGGCGTTATGGCGCGGACCATTTTTTCCTCCGGATCAACCGGCACATCGCGGAAAACGTGAAGATCAATAAACGCCTGCGGACGCCGGAGCTGGTGCGTGGCCGCGTCGGCCAGCACCGTCACCTGCATCGCGTCGATCAAAAGCGCGCCGCTTTCGTCATAAAATTTAAAGTCGCGGTAAAACCGTACGCCGCCGCGCCCCCGCGGATGGGTGCGCACTTCGATTTTTTCCCGATGGGACGGCAGGCGGAAAATTTTCACCCGGTTGCATACCAGAAAAAACACCAGCCCGGTCTTTTCCAGAAATTCTTCATATCCGATATGCAGCAGGTCCACATGCTGCTCGCTGGTCTCGTGCACGTGCCGCAGAACCGCGCCGAGCTTCATCCGGTTATCCGGGCCGACATCATAAACCGGGACGGTCAGGCGGCGCACATACTCGGCAGTCAGGTCCTCCCTCATGGCCGGATGACATCCGTTCCCAGATAATTTCTCAGCACTTCCGGCACCGTAACGCTGCCGTCCGCATTCTGATACTGCTCCACAATGGCGGGGAACAGCCGGCTGGTGGCAAGACCGGACGCGTTCAGCGTGTGAACGTAATGCAGCTTTTTGTCCGCTCCGCGATATTTGACATTCCCTCTTCTTGCTTGATACTCGCGTGCGTTGGAAGCCGAGCTGACCTCCTTGTAAATTCCCATGGAGGGGATCCAGACCTCGATGTCGTAGGTGCGCGCCATTGAGAACGAACAGTCGCCCGCCGCAAGCTTGCTCAGGCGGTAATGGAGCCCCAACTCCTGCACGAGGTTCTCCGCCTTGTGCACCAGCTCTTCAAACGCCTTGTCCGAATCCTCCGGTCTCGTGTACTGGACCATTTCAACCTTATTGAACTGGTGTCCGCGGATCATACCGCGCTCTTCCGAACGGTAGCTTCCCGCTTCCCTGCGGTAGCAGGGTGTATAGCCGATATACTTTTTCGGTAGCTCGTCTTCGTCCAGGACTTCGTCCCTATGGAGATTGACCAGCGCGGTTTCCGCGGTGGGCAGCAGAAATTTTTTATCATTTGTCGTCGGATTCTGAATCCAGTAGTCCTCGTCCACAAATTTCGGGAACTGGCCGGCGACATATCCGCATTCATACTTCAGCATGTGCGGCAGAAGCATGAACTGGTAACCGTCGCGGACGTGTTCATTGATAAAGAAATTGATGAGCGCCCATTCCAGCCGCGCGCCCATTCCGGTGTAGATCCACGAACCTGCGCCGGAGAGCTTGGCTCCGCGCTGATAATCGACAAGGTGCAGGCTCTCGCAGAGGTCCACATGGTTCTTCGGTTCAAAATCGAACTTCGGCTGCTCTTTGAAATAGCGCAGCGGCTTGTTGTTCTCCTTGCCTCCCGCGACCACGTCCTCATCCGGAAGATTCGGCAGGCTGAGCAGAAGCTCCTTTTGCTTTTCCTCGATTTCGTTCAATTGAGTCTCACAGTTTTTGATCTCGCCGGAAAGAGACTTCATTTTCGCCATCAGTTCGGAAGCGTCCCCGCCCTGCTTTTTGATCTGAGGAATCTGCTTGGAGGCTGAATTCTGTTCCGCGCGCATGGTTTCCACGCGGCCCGTTACCTCGCGGCGGCGGCTGTCGATTTTCAGAATATCGTCGACGATTTGATCCGCGTCGTATTCCCTTTTCTTTGCCCCGGCCTTGACAAAATCGGGATTGCTGCGAATCAGTTTGATGTCAATCATATCGGTTGCTCCTTTGGTTTTTATATTCTGCTTTCTTATTCTATAGTATTGTCATGAATCTTCCGGATTAACTCGGCCAAGTCGTCCTGCCCGTAAAATTCGATCTGAAGCAGGCCCTTCTTTGCGGTTCCGGTCACATGTACTTTTCTGCCCAGATTTTCGCGCAGAGCGAGTTCCGTCTCCTCGTAAAACTTCACGCGGGGCGAAACCTTTTTCACGTTCGGGCGTCTGTTCGCCCTTTGCGCCATCTTTTCGATCTCCCTTACGGAAGCCCCGTCCGCCGCGGCTCTCGCAGCCTCCAGCATCAGCCTGCCGCTCGGAAAACTCAGCAGCGCACGGGCGTGCCCCGCGGAGAGGACCCCTTTTTGCACCATCGCGCGGATCTCTTCCGGAAGGTTCAGCAGCCGCAGCGCGTTCGCCACGGCGGGCCTGGATTTTCCGACCGTGCCGGCCACTTCCTCCTGCGTCATGCCGTAGGTGTCGATCAGCGACTGGAATCCCTGCGCCTCCTCCAGTGGATTCAGATCCTCCCGCTGGAGATTTTCGATCAGCGCAAGCTGCATGACCTCGCTGTCGCTCATTTCCCTCACGACGGCCGGGACTTCCTTCAGTTCCGCGATGCGCGCGGCGCGCCACCGGCGCTCCCCCGCCACGATCTGATAGCCGCCGCTGAAAATCGGCCTGACCAGCAGCGGCTGCAGCACGCCGTGCTGCCGGATCGATTCCGCCAGTTCCTGCAGGGACTGCTCGTCAAAGTCCCGCCTCGGCTGGCCGCGGTTCGGCTCTATTTCATCCAGATGCAGAAGCACGGCCGTACGGCCGCCTTCCACGTCGTTTTCCGCGAAGATCGCGTCGAGGCCCTTCCCCAGGCCGCCCTTTTTTCCTGCCATTTTACCGCCTGCCCTTCCCTTCTTTGCCGCGCCTCTTTTCACAGGCCCGGCCTCTCTCCATTTTCAGCGCGCGCCGCCTTCCATTTCCTCCGCCAGAGCATTGTAGCAAACCGCTCCCTTTGACGAACGGTCGAAATACTGGATCGGCTTGCCGTAGCTCGGCGCCTCCGAAAGGCGCACCGCACGCGGAATCACCGTGCCGAACACACGGCGGGGAAAATATTTTTTCACCTCTTCCACCACCTGCTGAGTGAGGTTGAGCCTCCCGTCGAACATGGTGAGCAGAACGCCCTCGATCTCCAGGCGGCTGTTGTACTGCCTTTTTACGCGCCGCACCGTGTTCATCAGCTGCGTCAGGCCTTCCAGCGCATAATACTCGCACTGAATCGGAACAAGCAGCGTATCCGCCGCGGTCAGGGCGTTTGTCGTGATCATCCCGAGCGACGGCGGGCAGTCGATCAGGATATAATCGTAGGATTCGCGAACAGGGGCCAGCGCGTTTTTCAGGCGGGATTCCCTGTGCTCCAGATCGACCAGTTCGATCTCCGCCCCCGCGAGGTCCATGCTGGAAGGCAGAAGATCCAGGTGCTCGAACTCCGTCTTCAGGACCACATCCTGCGCGGTTTCTCCGCCGATCAGCACCTCATATACGGTATTTTTGCGGTTTCTGCGGTCGATCCCGACTCCGCTGGAGGAATTTCCCTGCGGATCCGCGTCGACCAGGAGCGTATTTTTTCCTCTCAGGCCAAACGCGGCCGAAAGATTGACCGCCGTGGTCGTTTTGCCGACTCCTCCCTTTTGGTTGGCAACCGCAATGATCTTGCCCAAAGCATTTCCCCCTTCCTGCGGGCTTTTTGCATCCCGCAGGGTACCCGATTCCCGCCGGACGCGGGAAGTTTGGTATTATTATAGCACGACTCTTTGGGAAGATAAAGAAATTTTTCCGGGAATCCTTGCCCTTTCCGCGGCGTATTTCTTCTGAAAAGCGGCATGCGGCCTGGATTTCCTGCCGTGTTTCATGTGAAACAATTTCTTTTTATCCCAAACCGCAGCATCATATATTCCTTTCGGGCCCGCCTGCGGAACGGCGGGGGGTGCTGTTCGGGCCAACGCGGTGCGGAACAAATTCAGGCCCGGCCGAATCTTAGGAAACGGTTTTCGGCTGCGGGGCCGCCGCCTGAAAAAACGCGGATAACAGAACGGGCCGGACTTTCGTCCGGCCCGTTCTGCGGGAAATGATATAGGGAAATAGGAGTAAAAACTTATACTCTGAATTCAGGCGGGTTTTCTGCCCCCCGCATAGGCCTGGGATTTCGGAATCCTGACGACGCATTCGATGTAGTCCTCCGTTTCGCTCTGGAGGGTCTGCGCGCTAATTCCGCTCTGCTTCATGGTTGCAATCGCATGGGAAATCGTGTTGAGAAAAATCCGTACGTCCTTAATGACGGGCGTTTTTTTCTGATTGCTGTTTTTATCGCCGCAAAGCAGCTTTTCTATATATTCCTCCGTCTGGCGGACATTGTATCCTTTCTCGATCACTGTTTCCAGCGCCTCTCCGCGCTGCATTGGATTCTCCAGACGAAGCAGGGCGCGGGCATGCCGTTCGCTCAACCCCGCCGAAACAATCTGCTGCCGTTCCGTTTCCGTAAGCCGCAGCAAACGAAGTTTGTTTGCGATGGAGGACTGGCTTTTCCCCAAACGCGCGGCCGCCTCTTCCTGCGTGATGTTCCAGCGTTCAATCAGTCTGCGGATTCCCTCGGCTTCTTCAAAAAGCTCAAGATTGCTGCGCTGAATGTTTTCCGTCATCGCCATAACGGCGCTTTGATCCGGCGTGCAGCTGCTGATCAGGCAGGACGCCGTTTTCAAACCCGCCATTCGGCAGGCCCGAAGCCTTCGCTCCCCCGCGATCAGTTCGTAGCCGTTTTCCATCTTCCGGACGAGCAGCGGCTGCAGCAGCCCGTTTTCCCGGATGCTCCGGGACAGGCCGAGCAGTTCGTCCTCCCGGAACGTCCGCCGAGGCTGCGCGGGGTTTGGCCGTATCAGATCAAGGCTGATTTCAACCACCTTGCTTTTATCTCTGAAAAGCAACGCCGCCGCCTCCTTCGCTTGTCCTTGGTACAAGCATAACACGCCGCCATAACGGATTTTGTAAAAATTTGTCCCTTTCCAAATATATTTTTCTTTCCATACTTTACCCGGCTTTTCCAATTTTATCATGGATATCGTTTCCAACTGAATTCTTGGGATCTTTTTAAATTTTTAACAGGCCCCGCCTCTTTCTGTTGAAAACTTCTTTTTCCTTTTCTATTTCGCGGCGCCGATTGCCGAAAAACCGCATCGGAAAGGCAAGATTCCAAGTATTTAAAAAGCTCCCGGCTTTCAACCAAAAAAACAAAGGCTGTTGAAAACCACCTTTGCCGGCGCGGAAGGCAGGTCATCCAGCGCGAAGAAGATCACGGAAAAGAACAAGCTCACGGCGTACTCTTCAAATCCGCTTTTAAAAAATTTTCCACCGAATCCGCAGATCCGGTGGAAAATTTTTCAGAGCGGCAATTTTGCGATTTTCGATCCGTGACGCGGGTATACGGCGGGCGTCGGAGTTTTTCGGCGAATCGTCACCAGGCTGCGCCCGTCCCCGCCGGGCAGTGTGTATTCCACCGCGGAAACCGTTTCGCACCCCAGCAGCGAAATCGCTTTCTCCGCGCTTCCCAATTCCGCCTTTACCTCCGGTCCCTTCATCGCGGCAAACAATCCTTCCGTTTTCAGAAACGGGAGGCAGTACTCGCACAGGACCGGAAGCCGCGCGACGGCCCGCGCCGTCGCGAGATCGAACCGTTCCCGGTATTCCGGCTTTCGCCCGCCTTCCTCCGCGCGCAGGTGAACGAGCTCCGCTTTCAGAGAAAGAGTCCGAAGAAGCTCTTCCAGAAAAATCAGGCGCTTGTTCAGCCCGTCCATCAGGGTCAGCTTCAGGTCCGGCCTCAGGATTTTCAGCGGCACGCCGGGAAATCCCGCTCCGGTGCCGACGTCGATCAGCTTCGCCCCCTGCGGGATTTTCAGGTATTTCAGAATCAAGATGCTGTCGAGAAAATGCTTTTCCGCGATCTCCTCCGGCTCTTTTAAGGCCGTCAGATTCATTTTCTGATTCCACTCGGCCAGCAGCTCCAGATAAGTCTGAAATTGTTCCGCCTGTACCGGCGAGACCGGAATCCCGTATTCCGCCGCCGAAGAGATCAGCCACTCCCCGATCTGTTTCACAACGCTCCCTCCCCGCGCCGGGCCAGCCAGATCAGCAATACGCTGATGTCCGCGGGGCTGACGCCCGAAATGCGAGACGCCTGCCCGACGCTTTCGGGGCGGACGGATTGCAGCTTTTCCTGCGCTTCCGTCCGAAGGCCGGCGATTGCGCCGTAATCGACATTCTCCGGCAAAGCGCGGCTTTCCAGCCGCCGCATCTCGTTGATCTGCGCCTTCTGCCTGCGGATATACCCCTCGTATTTCAGTTCGATCTCCACCGCCTCAAACACCGACGCCGGAAGACGCGGCCGATCCGGATCGACCGCACTCAGCTTTCCATAATCGAGCTGCGGCCTTCGGATCAGCTCCGAAAGCCGGATACCCGTCGAAACCGGCGATGTTCCATGTGAAACAAGCAGCTCGTTCAGTGCCTCCGACGGCGACAGGACTGTATTTTTCACCCGTTCCAGTTCACCGGAAACCTGCTCCTGCTTCTTCTGGAAACGCGCCCAGCGGCGGTCGCCGATCAAGCCGATCTTTCGCCCGATGGGGGTCAGCCGCGCGTCGGCGTTGTCCTGCCGCAGCACCAGGCGGTATTCGCTGCGCGAGGTCATCATACGGTATGGCTCCGAGGTCCCCTTTGTAATCAGATCGTCGATCAGCGTGCCAATGTAAGAACCGGCCCGGTCGAGGACCATCGGTTCCCTGCCCTGAATTTTTAGCGCGGCGTTGATTCCGGCGACCAGCCCCTGCGCGGCGGCCTCTTCGTAACCGGAGCTGCCGTTGAACTGCCCC
This window contains:
- a CDS encoding acyl-[acyl-carrier-protein] thioesterase: MREDLTAEYVRRLTVPVYDVGPDNRMKLGAVLRHVHETSEQHVDLLHIGYEEFLEKTGLVFFLVCNRVKIFRLPSHREKIEVRTHPRGRGGVRFYRDFKFYDESGALLIDAMQVTVLADAATHQLRRPQAFIDLHVFRDVPVDPEEKMVRAITPDDLPLVGERPVYRSDLDSNGHMNNAVYADIVDDFLPDAAGDAVSGLQIDYLGEMSPGDRLRLFARRQGGEALVRGENSAGLSFEARILFK
- a CDS encoding ParB/RepB/Spo0J family partition protein, yielding MAGKKGGLGKGLDAIFAENDVEGGRTAVLLHLDEIEPNRGQPRRDFDEQSLQELAESIRQHGVLQPLLVRPIFSGGYQIVAGERRWRAARIAELKEVPAVVREMSDSEVMQLALIENLQREDLNPLEEAQGFQSLIDTYGMTQEEVAGTVGKSRPAVANALRLLNLPEEIRAMVQKGVLSAGHARALLSFPSGRLMLEAARAAADGASVREIEKMAQRANRRPNVKKVSPRVKFYEETELALRENLGRKVHVTGTAKKGLLQIEFYGQDDLAELIRKIHDNTIE
- the serS gene encoding serine--tRNA ligase; this translates as MIDIKLIRSNPDFVKAGAKKREYDADQIVDDILKIDSRRREVTGRVETMRAEQNSASKQIPQIKKQGGDASELMAKMKSLSGEIKNCETQLNEIEEKQKELLLSLPNLPDEDVVAGGKENNKPLRYFKEQPKFDFEPKNHVDLCESLHLVDYQRGAKLSGAGSWIYTGMGARLEWALINFFINEHVRDGYQFMLLPHMLKYECGYVAGQFPKFVDEDYWIQNPTTNDKKFLLPTAETALVNLHRDEVLDEDELPKKYIGYTPCYRREAGSYRSEERGMIRGHQFNKVEMVQYTRPEDSDKAFEELVHKAENLVQELGLHYRLSKLAAGDCSFSMARTYDIEVWIPSMGIYKEVSSASNAREYQARRGNVKYRGADKKLHYVHTLNASGLATSRLFPAIVEQYQNADGSVTVPEVLRNYLGTDVIRP
- a CDS encoding ParB/RepB/Spo0J family partition protein, translating into MLFRDKSKVVEISLDLIRPNPAQPRRTFREDELLGLSRSIRENGLLQPLLVRKMENGYELIAGERRLRACRMAGLKTASCLISSCTPDQSAVMAMTENIQRSNLELFEEAEGIRRLIERWNITQEEAAARLGKSQSSIANKLRLLRLTETERQQIVSAGLSERHARALLRLENPMQRGEALETVIEKGYNVRQTEEYIEKLLCGDKNSNQKKTPVIKDVRIFLNTISHAIATMKQSGISAQTLQSETEDYIECVVRIPKSQAYAGGRKPA
- a CDS encoding ParA family protein; amino-acid sequence: MGKIIAVANQKGGVGKTTTAVNLSAAFGLRGKNTLLVDADPQGNSSSGVGIDRRNRKNTVYEVLIGGETAQDVVLKTEFEHLDLLPSSMDLAGAEIELVDLEHRESRLKNALAPVRESYDYILIDCPPSLGMITTNALTAADTLLVPIQCEYYALEGLTQLMNTVRRVKRQYNSRLEIEGVLLTMFDGRLNLTQQVVEEVKKYFPRRVFGTVIPRAVRLSEAPSYGKPIQYFDRSSKGAVCYNALAEEMEGGAR
- a CDS encoding GNAT family N-acetyltransferase codes for the protein MALVRFVRETDAEKILDIYRPYIMETAITFEEETPSPEEFRDRILTISEEYPYLVCESDGAVAAYAYASRYQKRASYRWNAELSVYVERSALRRGYGKTLYGALLEMLRLQGVQNVYAIITVPNRNSEKMHESLGFRRLGEYRRTGFKRGGWHDVALFEKSIGSHGSDPAPMTPIRAIDRSVLNEVLSRYSRILETRS
- the sleB gene encoding spore cortex-lytic enzyme; this translates as MNGKVIYLWKVFVIVLVNILLIAVVTHMGSSIQTLSKVGSTGTEVRQIQTRLKNWGYYSGAVDGVYGTQTKNAVIYFQRKNGLTADGVAGPATLSAIGLPSGTSGGGSGGYSSNDVNLLARVISAESRGEPYEGQVAVGAVILNRIQHPSFPNTLAGVIYQPGAFSCLNDGGINAAVSSSAYKAARDAINGWDPSGGAIYYYNPAKATSKWILSRPVLVVIGDHRFCS